The following proteins are encoded in a genomic region of Spirosoma sp. SC4-14:
- a CDS encoding glycoside hydrolase family 127 protein: MKKPILHIALLFLTSVSALAQMQPFTLQEVKLTGGPFKNAQDVDLKYILALNPDKLLAPYLIDAGLPVKAPRYGNWESSGLDGHIGGHYLSALAMMYASTGNAELKKRLDYMVDQLARCQAKNGNGYVGGIPQGKVFWERIHKGDIDGSSFGLNNTWVPLYNIHKLFAGLRDAYEYAGNKQAKHVLVGLGDWFIDLIKPLSDEQIQQVLRTEHGGINETFADLYILTNDKKYLETAQRISHRALLNPLLAKEDKLTGLHANTQIPKVIGYEKIATLTGKSDWSEAAVYFWQNVSQTRSVAFGGNSVREHFNPTTDFSQLLRSNQGPETCNSFNMLRLSKALFLDKNDPTYLDFYERTLYNHILSSQHPEKGGFVYFTPIRPNHYRVYSQPETSMWCCVGSGIENHTKYGELIYSHSANDLFVNLFIPSTVNWADKTIRLTQRTGFPYENGSELVVETKKPQEFSLNIRYPKWAGDFVVLVNGKAQTVEATPSSYVAVRRKWKSGDKVTIRFKTSTQLEYLPDGSNWAAFVNGPIVLTAKTSTNDLTGLFADDSRMGHETKGKLYPLTNAYALVGDPATYLNTLKPIDRLRFSLDSLTLQPFYEVHDARYQMYFQTFSKAAFDEQKARLKQQEAEAIALQASTVDKVNCGEQQPEVDHQYKGEKSDSGYDDERFWRRTHSYIAYQFQNKNQTGKYIDIRALDDIKLDNVDFLINEKPAELISSEGKTIRLRADSQEVISLKITARNGKSTPRFNQIRLVTQ, encoded by the coding sequence TTGAAAAAGCCCATACTCCATATCGCCCTCCTCTTTCTAACCAGCGTTTCAGCCCTGGCTCAGATGCAGCCGTTTACGTTGCAGGAAGTAAAGCTAACAGGCGGGCCTTTTAAGAATGCGCAGGATGTTGACCTGAAGTATATCCTGGCGCTGAACCCGGATAAACTGCTGGCGCCCTACCTGATTGATGCCGGGCTGCCGGTGAAAGCTCCGCGCTACGGTAATTGGGAAAGTTCGGGGCTGGATGGGCATATCGGTGGGCATTATCTGTCGGCGCTGGCGATGATGTATGCCTCGACCGGGAATGCTGAACTGAAAAAACGGCTCGACTACATGGTCGATCAACTGGCTCGCTGTCAGGCTAAAAATGGCAATGGATACGTTGGTGGCATTCCGCAGGGAAAGGTGTTCTGGGAGCGTATTCATAAAGGCGATATCGACGGCAGCAGCTTCGGCCTGAACAACACCTGGGTGCCGCTCTACAACATTCACAAGCTGTTCGCTGGGCTGCGCGATGCTTACGAATACGCCGGGAACAAGCAGGCTAAACACGTACTGGTCGGCTTGGGCGACTGGTTTATCGACCTGATAAAACCCCTGTCCGACGAGCAGATTCAGCAGGTATTACGTACGGAACATGGCGGCATCAACGAAACCTTTGCTGACCTTTACATCCTGACCAACGACAAAAAGTACCTCGAAACAGCGCAGCGGATTTCGCACCGGGCGCTGCTGAATCCGCTGCTGGCGAAAGAGGATAAACTAACGGGACTACACGCCAATACACAGATTCCGAAAGTGATCGGGTACGAGAAAATTGCTACGTTAACCGGCAAGAGCGACTGGTCGGAAGCGGCCGTGTATTTCTGGCAGAACGTATCGCAGACCCGCAGCGTGGCTTTTGGCGGAAACAGCGTGCGCGAGCATTTCAACCCGACAACGGATTTCAGTCAACTGCTACGTTCGAATCAGGGGCCGGAGACCTGTAATTCGTTCAATATGCTGCGCCTGAGCAAAGCGTTGTTTCTGGATAAGAACGACCCCACTTACCTTGACTTCTACGAACGGACGCTCTACAACCACATCCTGTCGAGTCAGCATCCCGAAAAAGGCGGATTCGTGTATTTCACTCCCATTCGCCCCAACCACTACCGGGTATATTCGCAGCCCGAAACCAGCATGTGGTGCTGCGTCGGGTCGGGGATCGAAAACCACACCAAATACGGCGAACTGATCTACAGCCATTCCGCTAACGACCTATTCGTCAATCTGTTCATTCCGTCGACGGTAAACTGGGCCGACAAAACGATCAGGCTGACCCAGCGTACCGGATTTCCGTATGAAAACGGGTCGGAACTGGTTGTAGAAACAAAAAAGCCACAGGAATTTTCGCTGAACATCCGCTACCCGAAATGGGCCGGTGATTTTGTGGTTCTGGTCAATGGCAAGGCGCAGACCGTTGAGGCAACCCCGTCGAGTTATGTCGCCGTGCGCCGGAAATGGAAATCAGGTGATAAAGTAACCATCCGGTTCAAGACCTCGACGCAACTGGAATATTTGCCGGACGGCTCCAACTGGGCGGCCTTTGTGAACGGCCCGATAGTGCTGACGGCCAAAACGTCGACGAACGACCTGACGGGGCTTTTTGCCGATGACAGCCGGATGGGTCACGAAACGAAAGGAAAACTATACCCACTCACCAATGCCTATGCGCTTGTGGGTGACCCGGCAACGTACCTGAACACCCTCAAACCCATTGACCGGCTCCGGTTTAGTCTGGACTCGCTGACCTTACAGCCGTTTTATGAGGTACATGATGCCCGCTACCAGATGTATTTTCAGACCTTTTCCAAAGCTGCTTTTGACGAACAGAAAGCCCGGTTGAAACAGCAGGAAGCGGAGGCAATCGCCCTGCAAGCCAGCACGGTAGACAAAGTGAATTGTGGCGAACAGCAACCCGAAGTCGACCACCAGTACAAAGGCGAAAAGAGTGATTCCGGCTACGATGACGAGCGGTTCTGGAGACGTACCCATTCATACATCGCCTATCAGTTTCAGAACAAAAATCAGACGGGTAAATACATTGACATTCGTGCTTTAGACGATATCAAGCTGGACAATGTAGACTTCCTTATTAATGAAAAACCAGCCGAACTTATTTCATCTGAGGGAAAAACGATACGGCTTAGAGCAGACAGCCAGGAGGTGATTTCGCTGAAAATCACGGCCCGAAATGGGAAAAGTACCCCTCGATTCAATCAAATCAGACTTGTAACGCAGTAA
- a CDS encoding glycoside hydrolase family 43 protein codes for MKNRLRLFIFGALCLLLSQTTLAQTTLVNPILTGFYPDPSIVRVGPDYYSVHSTFSYFPGLPIMHSRDLKNWKQIGNVINRPSQMDFMGERMTRGLFAPAITYYKGTYYVTCTDIDHDGNFVVTSKNPAGPYSNPVKIPQVRGIDPSIYFDEETDKAYIIYNSDAPDRKPLYSGHRTIRMYEFDYKNLTVLGEEKQLVNGGVDLSKKPVWIEGPHILKHNGWYILYAAEGGTSVNHSQVALRSKDIWGPYVPFEGNPVLTQRNLPADRPNPITSAGHAQFIEGPDGNWYSIFLAVRPYEGDYYNTGREMFIAPLTWVNDWPMIEHGEKAIEYQYKTNIKEVKQKEALPQSGNFGYTMTFDKGLDLSMLFLRTVDSSSFKTSKANGLTLTLKPETISEMGNPSFVGKRQQHLYSTAETEVTFSPKSDNEKAGLVIFQDERHFYFVAKSKKEGKDVIQLFKSKDKALELVTEVPLTSSAARVNFKIQSEGALYSFYYSTDGKNWNVLKDQVDGKFLSTKAANSFIGCVYGLYATSSGEKSENSASFKYLKYKGDDPMYK; via the coding sequence ATGAAAAATAGACTGCGGCTATTCATTTTTGGGGCTTTATGCCTACTATTAAGCCAAACAACGTTGGCTCAGACTACGCTCGTAAACCCGATCCTGACGGGCTTTTATCCTGATCCGAGTATCGTGCGGGTGGGGCCTGATTATTATTCGGTGCATTCTACGTTTTCGTATTTCCCGGGCTTGCCGATCATGCACAGCCGCGACCTGAAAAACTGGAAGCAAATTGGCAATGTGATCAATCGTCCTTCGCAAATGGATTTTATGGGCGAGCGGATGACGCGTGGGCTGTTTGCCCCGGCCATTACGTATTACAAAGGGACGTACTACGTGACGTGTACGGACATTGACCACGATGGAAATTTTGTCGTAACGTCCAAAAATCCGGCTGGTCCTTACAGTAACCCGGTGAAAATTCCGCAAGTACGCGGAATTGATCCCTCCATTTATTTCGATGAAGAAACCGACAAAGCATACATCATTTATAACAGCGATGCGCCTGACCGCAAACCGCTGTATTCGGGTCACCGCACCATCCGAATGTACGAGTTCGATTATAAGAATTTGACAGTATTGGGTGAAGAAAAACAGTTGGTGAATGGTGGTGTAGATCTGTCTAAAAAACCCGTTTGGATCGAAGGCCCCCATATCTTGAAGCACAACGGTTGGTATATCCTGTATGCGGCCGAAGGTGGAACCTCCGTCAATCACTCGCAGGTGGCCCTGCGCAGCAAAGATATTTGGGGGCCTTATGTACCGTTTGAAGGAAATCCGGTGCTGACGCAAAGAAATTTGCCCGCCGACAGACCCAACCCAATTACGTCGGCCGGGCACGCTCAATTTATCGAAGGTCCCGACGGAAATTGGTATTCGATTTTCCTAGCGGTACGTCCCTACGAAGGCGATTATTACAATACTGGCCGTGAAATGTTCATAGCTCCACTGACGTGGGTAAACGATTGGCCGATGATCGAACACGGTGAAAAAGCCATTGAGTATCAATACAAAACAAACATCAAAGAAGTAAAACAGAAAGAAGCTTTGCCGCAAAGCGGCAACTTTGGGTATACGATGACGTTCGACAAAGGGCTTGATCTGTCGATGCTTTTTTTGAGAACAGTGGATAGCAGTTCGTTTAAAACGTCGAAGGCCAATGGACTAACACTTACCCTCAAACCGGAAACAATTTCAGAAATGGGAAATCCTTCGTTTGTGGGTAAGCGACAACAACACTTATACAGCACTGCCGAAACCGAAGTGACCTTTTCGCCAAAATCAGATAATGAAAAAGCGGGTTTGGTGATTTTTCAGGACGAACGCCATTTCTACTTCGTGGCCAAATCAAAAAAAGAAGGCAAAGACGTGATTCAGTTGTTCAAGAGCAAAGACAAAGCCCTGGAATTGGTAACTGAAGTGCCTTTGACTTCATCCGCTGCCAGAGTGAATTTTAAAATACAATCGGAAGGTGCCTTGTACAGTTTTTACTACTCGACTGACGGAAAAAACTGGAACGTGCTAAAAGACCAGGTTGACGGCAAGTTTTTGAGCACCAAAGCGGCCAACAGTTTTATTGGCTGCGTGTATGGCCTGTATGCTACGTCATCAGGCGAAAAATCCGAGAATTCGGCTTCGTTCAAGTACCTGAAATACAAAGGCGACGACCCGATGTATAAGTAG